A window of Paraburkholderia sp. ZP32-5 genomic DNA:
AAGTTCGTGCGGCGCGGCAGCGGTATCGAAGACCAGTTCCTGATCTGCTCGGGTTCCGACATCACCGAACAGCGCTTCGCGCAGAACCGGCTGATCGAGCAGGCCACCACCGACCCACTCACCGGCCTCGCGAATCGCAACGCGATCCAGGAAAAGATCCAGCTCGCAATCGAGCGCGCCGCGCCGGGCGAAAAAGTCGGCGTGCTGTTTCTCGATCTCGACAACTTCAAGAAGGTCAACGATCACTACGGCCACGTGTTCGGCGACCGGCTGATCTGCGACGTGTCGGATGCGATCCGCGCATGCCTGAACCCGGGCGATTCGCTCGCGCGGCTCGGCGGCGACGAATTCATCGTGCTCGCCGCCAAGGGCACCGCGCACGAACTCGAACACACCGCGCAACGCATTCTCGATCGCATGCGCAAGCCGTTCGCGGTTGGGCTCGTCGAGGTCTACACCGGCTGCTCGATCGGTATTGCACGCTTTCCGGAACACGGCGACAGCCTGGAATCGCTGATCCGCTCGGCCGATACCGCGATGTACGTCGCGAAGGACGAAGGCAAACGCACGCACCGGGTGTTTTCGCCGGACATGAACCGGCGCGTCGCCGAATTCATGTGGCTCGACACGAATCTGCGGCGCGGTCTGGAGGAAGGCCAGTTCGCACTGCACTACCAGCCGAAGCTCGCCCTCGACACGGGCGCGGTGCAAGGCGCCGAAGCGCTGGTGCGCTGGAATTCACCGGAACGCGGCCAGATCATGCCGGTGGAGTTCATTCGCTATGCGGAAGAATCGGGGCTGATCGGCGTGCTCGGCCGCTGGGTCATGGAAACCGCCGCGAAACAGGCGGCCCGCTGGAAAGCGGCCGGCTACGATCTGCGTATCGCGATCAACCTGTCGGCACGGCAGCTCACCGATACGGCGGTCGTCAGGCATTTCAGCGAGGCATTGCAACATGCGAGCCTCGATCCCTGCCTGCTCGACCTCGAACTGACCGAAAGCTGCCTGATCGAGAACGAAGCGGCCGCGATCGAACTGATCAAGCAGTTCCGCCAGATCGGCGCGCAGGTTCATCTGGACGATTTCGGCACCGGCTACTCGTCGCTGTCGCAACTGGGCCGTATTCCGCTCGACGTGATCAAGCTCGACCGTAGTTTCGTGCGCTCGATTCACGCGGATATGAAGGCGCAGGCGTTGGTGCGCTCGATGGTCGCGGTCGCTCAGGAACTGGATTTCCAGGTGGTGGCGGAAGGCATCGAAACCGAAGCGGAAGAAGCGTTCATGAAGGGGCTCGGTGTCGACTACGTGCAGGGTTTCCTGTACGGCAAGCCGATGGCCGCCGCCGACTTCGAACGCTGGCTGCTCGACAGGCGCAGGTTCCGGTTGATTGCCTGATTAGCTGATTGCCTGATCGTCATTATCAGGCTTCGAGGGATGCGCTTGCGGCCCCTCATCGCGAGGGGCGGCAAGGCCCTTAAAGAAAAATCGAATAAAACCGCGCCGCTGAAACAGCGAGGCCGGACAACACCCGAGCCCCGCTCCCGCTTAGCGGGACCTCAAGGCGCCTTCGCGATCACCTCGGCAACCGCTGCCGTCAACTTCTTGCCATACGGCACGTGCAAGAATTCATTCGGCCCGTGCGCGTTCGACTTCGGCCCGAGCACGCCGCACACCATGAACTGCGATTTCGGGAAGCCTGCCTTCAGCACGTTCATCAACGGGATCGTGCCGCCCAAGCCCATATAGGCGGCATCGGCGCCGAAATGCTGCTGCGATGCATCGCTGAGCGCGCTTGCCAGCCACGGCGCGACTTCGGGCGCGTTCCAGCCGCTTGCCGCGCCTGCGTCCGGCTTGAAGGTCACCTTCGCGTTGTACGGCGGATCGAGTTCGAGCAGCGCCTTCAGTTCGGCGACAGCCTTCTCCGCTTCGATTGTCGGCGGCAGGCGCAGCGACAGCTTGAACGCGGTGCGCGGACGCAGCACGTTGCCGGCATCCGCCAGCGCGGGCAGACCGGCCGCGCCTGTGACCGACAGCGACGGACGCCATGTCGAATTGATCAGCGCCTCCCGCGGATCGGTCGTGGTGGGCAGTACCTGACGGCCGTCCTGGCCGCACGCCCATGGCATTTTCTTCCACACGTCGTCGCCGAGAATCTGTGCGGCGGCTTCTGCTTCGCGCAGGCGATCCGCCGGGATCGGGCAATGGAAGCCCTTCGGCAGCAGCGTACCGTTCGCCGAATCTTCGAGACGGTCGAACAGCTGCCGCATGATGCGGAAGCTCGACGGCACGATGCCGCCGTAGACACCCGAGTGGATGCCTTCATCGAGCACCTGCACTTCGAGATCGCCGGCAACCAGGCCGCGCAGCGACGTGGTGAGCCACAACTGATCGTAATTGCCGGCGCCCGAATCGAGACACACGACCAGCCCGACGTTGCCGAGCCGCTCGCGCAGCGCATCGACGTACGGCAGCAGATCGTAGCTGCCCGACTCCTCGCAGGTTTCGATCAGACCGACGCAGCGCGGGCGCTCGACTCCTTGAGCATCGAGTGCGGCGAGCGCCGTCAGGCTTGCGTAGATCGCATAGCCGTCGTCCGCGCCGCCGCGGCCGTACAGCTTGCCGTTCTCGAACTTCGGCGTCCACGGGCCGAGATCGTTGCGCCAGCCGTCGAATTCGGGCTGCTTGTCGAGGTGGCCGTACAGCACGATGGTTTCGTCGCTGCCCGAGCGCGTCGCGGCGGTTTCGAAAAAGATCACCGGGGTGCGGCCCGGCAGACGGATCACTTCGAGCTTCAGACCGCGCACCGGCTGCTGCTCGGCCCATTGCGCGGCGTCGGTAATCACGCGCTCCAGATAGCCGTGCCGGGCCCAGTCCGGATCGAACGCCGGGCTTTTGGCCGGCACCGCGATGTAGTCGGTCAGCGCGGGCACGATCTCGTCGTTCCACTTGCGCTCGACGAATTCGCGCAGCATGTCCGGGTTCAGGCGTTGGGCCTGCAGGGTCGTGTCGTCGGTGCTCATGATGGGGTCCGTGGCGGTTCCGTTCGGGGAAACGATCATCATAGTCCCGATGCGCGCCGGGCTGAACCCCCGGCCGCCTTCCCCCTGCCCTCACGATCCCAGTTGCCGGCAACTACGCCGAAGCTGCGCGAAGCTTTCATACGCGCGACAATCGCTGATCAATCGGCTAATACATAAACATGGCCGAGCATCATCGGGAGCAGTTATGAGTAGCAATGTGGCCATTCAGGCCATCGCCGCGGTGTTGGCGCTGGCGCTGTATTTTCTGCCGGCGATTCTCGCGGACCGCCGCAAGCGCCGCGACGTGCTGACGCTTGCGCTTTTCAATGCCTGTCTCGGCTGGACCGTACTCGGCTGGCTACTCGCGCTGTATTGGTCGCTGCAGCCGAACCCGCCGGAAAACCTCGCGGGCGAAGTCATGCAAACGCGCAAAACACTCAGCCTGCGCGCGTTTTCGTCGGCACTGATGCAGCGCGTGCAGCGACGCGCGGCGGAGCGTAATCGCCAGCAGCGATGAGCTGTTTCGAACGGGACGAGCTGCGGTTTGTTTGAACGGCTTGCACACGCCAACGTACGAGCGCCGACGTGCAAGCGCTAGGCAAGCACAGGCAGGCAGAAAACCAAACTGATGAACGATGAGACGGAAAGCTGAGGTGGCGGTAATCAGGCCGGATTTGCGGTCTGATCAGCCGCCGGTCACGACGTGTGAATCAGAATGGAGTTCACACAGGTCATCGCTCGAACACCTGTCACGACAGAGCGCGCTCACGCCGCGCGTCCGATGCGCTTCCACTGCACGGAGCCGGCCGGAATCGAGCGCGGTTCGGTGCGTACGTTCTGAGGCGCAAACATTTCCCGGCGCAGTTCGCCGTGATCGTCGAACCACTCGCAGATCAGCCAGTCGCCGGGATTGAGCGCGACCGGACCTGCGTATGTGACGGTCATGCGCGGTCCACCTTCTTTCAATTTAACGACGTCGCCGATGCTGAAAACGGCGGATGGTGTCTGGAATGCGTCAATGGTAGCGGTCAGCATATTGGGTCCCCTATGTTGAGCGTTATTAAGTCATTGCGCCGGGCTTATCGACATCGACCTCTGAATGAACACTCTAAAAGTGGACAGAGATTAACAATTGAATTTAAAACCAGCAAGCGCTTTTTATTTCTTCTCTTTTCAGCATGCGCGGAAAATCTTTTGAACGATCGTTAGTTCCCGGCAAATTGGGAAAATCCCCAAATACCTTGCCGCTCGTCAATCTGTTCGTTACCGCACATACGCAACAGTTACTGAACGGGGTCTCAAGCGCCGGTAGAAAATGCGGTGCGGATTCCTCAGATTAAAAACCGTGACGCGATGCCGCATCCGCGCTGTTTCACCTTGATACAAATAAGACTTACCTGTGAACGGCCAAATCACCGGTGAATAAAGGAATTTTTATTCAGTCGTTGTTTCAAATCTGGTGATTTTTACGACTCGCCGACACATGAAAACGATTACTACACAGATATTTTTCAAAAGGCAGTTGTGTCGCTTTTTGTGCTCGCGTTAACCCGGCACAACGCTGATTACCGATAGCGAGATGACTGACACATTCAGTCAATAACACAATCGACAACACATTAATGCCGAGGCTCGTCCAAACCAGTTTTTGCGGAATAAGCTCTTCCGTAAGACAGCAGGAATGCGCTGTTGCAATACAGCAGGAATGGCAGCACAGACCGAGCGCGACTAGCGGATAGTGCAGCGCCGGCCAGCGCTC
This region includes:
- a CDS encoding YodC family protein — encoded protein: MLTATIDAFQTPSAVFSIGDVVKLKEGGPRMTVTYAGPVALNPGDWLICEWFDDHGELRREMFAPQNVRTEPRSIPAGSVQWKRIGRAA
- a CDS encoding superinfection immunity protein; this translates as MSSNVAIQAIAAVLALALYFLPAILADRRKRRDVLTLALFNACLGWTVLGWLLALYWSLQPNPPENLAGEVMQTRKTLSLRAFSSALMQRVQRRAAERNRQQR
- the pdeR gene encoding cyclic di-GMP phosphodiesterase, which produces MSDEQLDDVLYAQFGTSSPCWRLSACSDTLELLPLDGEAPASPPIPLDPSQAALIRGLTGVTSHVVVDVQLAGQPLRLHLIGKKLDNDSWGGTASADNDTESVARALLHGLSFAEQVVSEVNSVVVIIDRHGRIQRFNRLAEELTGVHEEDIIGRDVSTLFIPSEDDAASNQTRASYFNRGESYEIERRIATVHGERLFLFRNKFVRRGSGIEDQFLICSGSDITEQRFAQNRLIEQATTDPLTGLANRNAIQEKIQLAIERAAPGEKVGVLFLDLDNFKKVNDHYGHVFGDRLICDVSDAIRACLNPGDSLARLGGDEFIVLAAKGTAHELEHTAQRILDRMRKPFAVGLVEVYTGCSIGIARFPEHGDSLESLIRSADTAMYVAKDEGKRTHRVFSPDMNRRVAEFMWLDTNLRRGLEEGQFALHYQPKLALDTGAVQGAEALVRWNSPERGQIMPVEFIRYAEESGLIGVLGRWVMETAAKQAARWKAAGYDLRIAINLSARQLTDTAVVRHFSEALQHASLDPCLLDLELTESCLIENEAAAIELIKQFRQIGAQVHLDDFGTGYSSLSQLGRIPLDVIKLDRSFVRSIHADMKAQALVRSMVAVAQELDFQVVAEGIETEAEEAFMKGLGVDYVQGFLYGKPMAAADFERWLLDRRRFRLIA
- a CDS encoding M20 family metallopeptidase encodes the protein MSTDDTTLQAQRLNPDMLREFVERKWNDEIVPALTDYIAVPAKSPAFDPDWARHGYLERVITDAAQWAEQQPVRGLKLEVIRLPGRTPVIFFETAATRSGSDETIVLYGHLDKQPEFDGWRNDLGPWTPKFENGKLYGRGGADDGYAIYASLTALAALDAQGVERPRCVGLIETCEESGSYDLLPYVDALRERLGNVGLVVCLDSGAGNYDQLWLTTSLRGLVAGDLEVQVLDEGIHSGVYGGIVPSSFRIMRQLFDRLEDSANGTLLPKGFHCPIPADRLREAEAAAQILGDDVWKKMPWACGQDGRQVLPTTTDPREALINSTWRPSLSVTGAAGLPALADAGNVLRPRTAFKLSLRLPPTIEAEKAVAELKALLELDPPYNAKVTFKPDAGAASGWNAPEVAPWLASALSDASQQHFGADAAYMGLGGTIPLMNVLKAGFPKSQFMVCGVLGPKSNAHGPNEFLHVPYGKKLTAAVAEVIAKAP